In Bacteroidales bacterium, one genomic interval encodes:
- the raiA gene encoding ribosome-associated translation inhibitor RaiA, producing the protein MDIKIHTIHFDADSKLTDFVEKKANKLDQFYDNIIGAEVFLRYEKEQTPNKISEIKLQIPGSDLFAKKESDTFEEATDLAVDALRKQLTKKKAKQRGK; encoded by the coding sequence ATGGACATAAAGATACATACCATTCATTTTGATGCCGATTCAAAATTGACTGATTTTGTGGAAAAGAAAGCAAACAAGCTGGATCAATTTTATGATAATATTATCGGAGCCGAGGTTTTCCTGAGGTATGAAAAAGAACAGACTCCGAATAAGATATCAGAAATCAAATTACAGATACCTGGAAGCGATTTATTTGCTAAAAAAGAGAGCGATACATTTGAGGAAGCAACGGATTTAGCTGTAGATGCCTTACGTAAGCAGCTAACCAAAAAGAAAGCCAAGCAAAGAGGCAAATAA